The window CCTTTTCACTGAATTTTCCTACATATTTAATGATATATTCAAAAGAACTTCCGCTGTTTTGTCCTAAAGATCCAGCCGCAGCTTCTCTACTCTGATCGTTAATTGCATTGGTAACATCAGTTGGTGTAATTCCGTAGGCTGCTAATTTTGCCGGGTCAAGCCATACTCTCATTGAGTAATTTTTTCCACCAAAAACATTGGCTTCCCCAACTCCATTAATCCTTTGTAGATTTGGAATTACATTGATATTCAGAAAGTTTTGAAGATAGGTGTCATCAATATTTTTGTTTTCAGAATAAAAAGAAAGGTACATCAATGCACTTGTCTGTTGCTTCTGAGTAACAACTCCCGAACGCGTAACTTCACTTGGAAGTAACGGGCTCGCTCTTGAAACACGGTTTTGAACGTTCACCGCAGCAATATCTGCATCTATTCCCTGCTTAAAAAATACCTGGATTTGAGCTGAACCATCATTTCCTGCTGTGGAAGTAATATAATCCATCCCTTCAACTCCATTGATTTGTTCTTCCAAAGGAACAACAACACTTTTCATTACAGTTTCAGCATTCGCTCCTGTATAATTGGCTCTCACACTCACCGTTGCCGGTGCAATATCGGGATATTGTGTAACCGGAAGTGCTGTAAGCCCCAAAACACCGAGAATAACGATGATAATAGAGATTACAGTTGATAAAACCGGTCTGTTAATAAAGTTCTTTATCATTAGAATTTCGGTTTTACAGATTGAACGAGGCTATCCATGCTGATTTTTTTAGGCTTTACGGCTGTACCCGGCTTCAAATTTCCGGTTCCGGCTGCAATAATTATTTCACCCTTTTTAACTCCAGATTTTATTAAAGCCAAATTGTCGATTCTTTCAATGACATCAACAACTGTATTTCGTGCAGTATCTTTTTCAACTTTATACACATAAACAATTCCTTGTTGTTCGTACGTTGCGCTTTCAGGCACTACTAAAACGTTGTCGTAATGTTTAGGGAATCTGATGGTTCCACTGTTTCCGTTGCTTAAAAGTTTTTGTGCATTTTTAAATGAAACTCTGAACTGAATTGTTCCTGTGGTAGGATCTAAAGAACCTGTAATTGCTTCAATTTTTCCTTTTTCAGGGTAAATGCTTCCGTTTGCCAACTGAAGTTCAACCATTGGAAGGTTTTTTATTTTCTCAGGAACGCTTGCTCCCACTGATTTTTCCAAGAAATCGAAATATCCTTTTTCATTCATTGAAAAATAAGCGAAAACTTCTGAAGTATCTGAAATTGTCGTTAAGGCAACCTGATCTGTAGGACCTACCAAACTTCCCACTTTCAACGGAAGTTTACCAATAACTCCGGAAATAGGAGCACGAATCACTGAATAGTCAATATTTGCTTCTACCCCTTTGTAATTGGCAACAGCTTGTCTTTTGGCAGCAATTGCCTGCTGTAACCCAGCCTGAGCCTGAGCTAAACTCGCTTGAGCCGTTTGTAACTGAACATTGCTGATGATGTTTTTCTGAACCAGTGGTTTCAGTTTATTTACTTCAACATTAGCGGCATTTACCTGAGCTTGTGCTGCTGCAATGTTTGATTCTGCAGCCCCGATTCCTGCTTTTGAGGCAGCGGCATTTTCTGTCAGAATATTGGTTTCAAGGCGAAATAATGGCTGTCCTTTAGTTACATACTGACCTTCATCTACCAAAACCTGAGTAATATAACCCTGGATTTTTGCTCGAACATCATTATTAATTCTACCTTCAATACTTGCAGGGAAATTGTCGTACCCTACTATATTTTTAGTCTCTACCGAAACCACAGGAAAAGTTTTTGCACCATCCTGTTTCGGAGCTTCTTTTTTGCAGGCAGTAAGTGAAAATGCTGCTACAGAAAATAGTATAAGCTTGTTTGTCATTTTATAGTTTATTAAGAGATTCCTGAATATTTGATATGCTTTTGTTTAAGAGAGCTTTATAGACTTCAATTCTTTCGTCTTCGTCTTTATGCTCAGTTTTTCTGAAATTTTTCAGATCATCCATCAGTTTTAATTCATCCTGCATTTTTTGAACGATTCTTTCAAATCTTATTTTTTTGTAATCATCATTGGCGAAGAAATACCGTTTTCTTTCATCCATTTTATTGACGTCTACAATAAGTTCAGAATTAAGAAGTAGATTAATACTTGTAGAAACTGAGCTTTTGCTTGCTGAGAATACTTCGACAAATTCATCAAAAGTAATTCCCACCTTTTCAAAATCGAAAATCAGGTAGGAATATATTTTTGAAGCCAAAGGGGGCAGATTGAGAATGGTGCCGTAAAATTTTACAGCATCCTGAAATATTTTCTCATCTACTTCTAGACTTTTTTTCATTATTGAAAATTTTGAACAAATGTAAAAATTAGTTCGGAACTAAACGAACAAACTCGATAGAGTTTATAAATAAACAGTTTCTTAAAGAATCAATGGATATTGATTTAACTTTTTGTGATTTTTTAAATCAACACTTTTTCAAACGCTTTTCTTACACCTCCTGCAAGAAAAACTTCACCACAGTAAGAATATCCTTTAGATTCTAAAATCTTCAGCATTGCAATATTATCATAATTGGTATCAACTTTTACACTTAAAACATTCTGAGACTTTGTAAAATCTTCAATATAATCAAAAAGTTTTTTTGCGAGCCCTTGTCCTGCAAAATTTTCAGAAACGGCTACTCTATGCACTACCACAAACTCTCCTGTTGTTAACCATTCCCCTTCAATAGTGCTATAGGCAGGTTCATCATTAAATATTAGTGCTACGTAAACTGCAATTTCATTATTCACTGTCAGAACATATCCAAACTCTTTTGAAACATCACTTTCTACAGTTTGCAAATTGGGGTAACCATTTTGCCACTGTGCACTTCCGTCTATTCTTCTACGCTCGATAGACTGCTGAATAATTTCCCAAATAATATCTATATCGGTTGCATTTGCTTTTCTAAAATGGATTTCGTTTTTATTAATCATAAGAAGTTTATATTACAAACTTGAAAATTGGGAAATAACACAATCAGTGCCAAATGTTTCCCATTAAAATTTTATTAAGAATACAATATTACAGTTTGGTGCTAAAAAAACCGAAAATTAACAAGAATTAATTTTCGGTTCTGAAGTAGTAAAATTTAAAATTATGAAATTTTTTATTGATTTTGATTCTGTTGAAGATAAGCATCAATAACTTCAAATGCTTTCTTCTCGTCATGTAAATCTACCATTACTTTTAAACTTGTCGCTGTAGGCGTTGTTGTAAAAGTCAGGTAATTATTCTCAACATCATTAGTTATCTGTGCATCATCTAACTTTGACTTTATTAACTGAATTTCGGCAGATTTATCGCTTTCAAAAACTGATACTCTCGTGTTACGTTCCATATAATATACATTTTGAGTATCTAAATATAGGACGTTTTTTTCAGAATTCCAAATTTTGAAGCTTTAAATCTTATTAATATTATTTTCAATTTTATCTAAAGCAATCTGAATTTCCTCTTTGGTAACATTCAAATGTGGTCTGAATCTAATAGATTGGTCTCCACAAGAAAGAATAATTAAGCCATCATTGTACAGCTCGTTTCTAATGTGGTCTCTTTGTTCACCAGAAGGTAAATCTATAGCACACATCAAACCTTTACCTCTTGCATTAGACAGTTTTTCAGGATGCTTCTGAGCTAAATTTTGAAGTCCTTCCAGAAGATATTCACCAACAATATTGGCATTTTCTAAAAGATTTTCTTTTTCGATAACTTCCATTACCAATTGGAAACGCAACATGTCGATTAAGTTACCGCCAAAAGTAGAATTAATTCTAGAGCTTTCTCTGAAAACGTTATTTGGGATCTCGTCAAACTTTTCTTTATTCGCCAAAACTCCACAAACCTGAGTTTTCTTACCGAAAGAAATAATATCAGGTCTTACGCTTAAGTGTTCAAAAGCCCACATTTTACCGGTAATGCCGATTCCTGTCTGTACTTCATCAAAGATTAAAAGAATCTCATGGTCGTCACATATATTTCTTAAACCAACAAAAAATTCGTCTCTGAAATGATTATCACCACCTTCAGCCTGAATTGGTTCAATAATAATACATGCAACTTTATCGGGATTTGCAAGAATTGCTTCTGTAATTTGGATTAACGCCAAATTTTCGTTTTTAATGGTTTCCTCTAAATTTTCTTCTGTGATTGGGAAATTCAATTTAGGATTCAAAATTCTTGGCCATTCAAACATCGGGAAATATTGATATTTACGAGGGTCTGAAGTATTGGTTAGACTTAAAGTATAACCGCTTCTTCCATGAAATGCCTGTCTAAAATGGATGCAGATTCCAGCTTCAGTGTCAAGACCTTTCTCGAAATTCTTTCTTGTTTTCCAGTCGAAACATGCTTTCATCGCATTTTCAACACCAAGAGCTCCACCTTCAATAAAAAATGCATACTGCAACTCTTCAGGTAAAACAACTCTTTCGAAAACTTCTAGAAAATGAGCATATTCTTTAGAATAAACATCTGCTAATGTAGGTTTGTTGACTGCCATTTTTCCCAGCCAATCAGATTTTTCAACCAAATAAGGGTGATTATATCCGATAGAAGCCGAACCGAACATTGAAAACATATCAAGGAAATTTTTCCCTGAAACTGAATCGTGAATCCAAGATCCGTGAGAGTTTTCGATATCCATTACAAAATCGAAACCGTCTGCTAAAACATGTTTACCTACTGTTTCTTTTACTTTATTTGACTGAATTTCTAATATATTGTTCATATTAATTTTAAAATTTTTTAAGTGAAATGGATCAAGAGAATCAATAGATATATGTATTGATTCTCTTGATTCTAAATTATTTTAAAGATCAAATTTAATTCCCTGAGCCAATGGAAGGCTTGCAGTGTAATTGATAGTATTGGTTTGTCTTCTCATGTAGTATTTCCAAACATCAGAACCAGATTCTCTACCGCCTCCTGTTTCTTTTTCACCACCGAAAGCACCACCGATTTCTGCACCAGAAGTTCCAATATTTACATTCGCAATTCCACAATCTGAACCGGCGTGAGAAAGGAATAATTCTGCTTCTCTCAAGTTCTGAGTCATGATTGCTGAAGATAATCCTTGTGGAACATCATTCTGAATTGCAATGGCTTCCTCTAAAGTTTTGTATTTAATTAAATATAAAATCGGTGCAAAAGTTTCGTGCTGCACGATTTCGTAAGAATTTTTAACTTCAGCGATACAAGGTTTTACATAACAACCAGATTCGTAATCTTTACCTGTTAAAACTCCGCCTTCAACAACGAATTTTCCACCTTCTTTTTTGCATTTTTCGATGGCTAATTCGTACTGATTCACTGCATGAACGTCGATAAGTGGACCAACGTGCATATTTTCATCTAATGGATTTCCAATTTTTAGTTGTCCGTAAGCTTTTGCTAAACGGTTTTTCACTTCGTCATAAACAGATTCATGAATAATCAATCTTCTGGTAGAAGTACATCTTTGTCCTGCAGTTCCTACAGCTCCGAAAACCGCACCGATAATTGACATATCCAAATCGGCATCTTTAGAAATGATAATGGCATTGTTTCCACCTAATTCTAAGATTGATTTACCAAATCTTTCGGCAACTTTAGAAGAAACCATTCTTCCGACTCTTGTAGAACCAGTGAATGAAACCAAAGCAACGCGTTTATCGTCTACTAATTTCTGACCGATGGTGTGGTCTCCAACCATTACGCTAGAAATTCCTTCAGAAAGATTATTTGCTGCTAAAACTTCATTCATGATATTTTGGCAAGCAATCGCACAAAGAGGCGTTTTTTCTGATGGTTTCCAGATGGTAACGTTTCCGCAAATCCAAGCTAAAGCGGTATTCCATGCCCAAACTGCTACCGGAAAATTGAAAGCAGTAATAATACTTACAATACCAATCGGGTGATATTGCTCGTACATTCTGTGACCTGGTCTTTCAGAATGCATGGTATAACCGTGAAGCTGTCTTGATAGACCAACTGCAAAATCGCAGATGTCTATCATTTCCTGTACTTCACCAAGACCTTCCTGTAAAGATTTTCCCATTTCGTAAGAAACAAGCTTTCCAAGGTCGTCTTTGTATTCTCTTAATTTTAAACCAAGCTGGCGTACGATTTCTCCTCTTTTGGGAGCCGGTACCGTCCTGAATTCCAAAAATGCTTTCTGAGCAGATTCTACTACTTTATCGTAATCTTTCTCGTTTGAGAGTTTTACTTTACCTATTAATCTTCCGTCTGCCGGAGAATAACTTTCTATAGATTTTCCTGATGCAAAAAATTTACCTCCTGTAGAAGTTCCTTTATTTTCATCTTTGATTCCTAAATTTTTTAATGAATTTTCAATTCCGAAATCTTTGATTTTTTTTGACATAAAAATGTAACTTTTCGTTTTGCCTAAGATAAAAATAAATATGGTATCAGGAAAATTTTTATGATTTAATACTGTTTTTATTTGGAATAATTATAGATATACTTATCTTTGTACCACAACATTTACCACTTTGAAATGGAAAATAAAGAAGTTATCAACGAGCAAAATGCAGAGAAAAGTACAAGATGGAAAAAGATGCTGAAGAAATTCGGAATCTGGGGAATTGTCTTTTTTACCGTAAAAGGAATTATTACTTCTACCTTAATTTATTTTCTAGGTAAAAATTTCTGGAGTGTAATTAATGGTTTTTTTACTGGCGCTGCTCAATAAAAAAAGCAAAGAAATTATTCTCTGCTTTTCACTTTATTTTAAACTAAATTTCACTCTTTTTTCTTTCTCCCGGCATTGATTAGATTCTGATTAAGAAGATACTCAATCTGTCCGTTGACGCTTCTAAACTCGTCATTTGCCCATTTTTCAAGAAGCTTATAGGTAGACTCATCTATCCTTATCACGAAAGATTTTTTGCTTTTGTTTTCGGGAGAGTTTTGAGCTTTTTCTGATTTCATTTTCTTCTGTTTTTCAAATTGCTTTTTTAACGCAAAGGTCGCAAAGACTTTTTCTTAAAATTATTGAGGATATTTTTCGTTCACAAAGGCGCTTCGCTCAGCAATGACTTATGTTGTATTATTGATTTTAACCTTAGACTAAGCCTCAAACTTAATTATACAATGTTCCCGCATTTAAAATTGGCTGCGCTGCTTTTTCACCACAGAGAACAACCATTAAATTGCTTACCATTGCGGCTTTTCTTTCGTCATCCAACTCAACGATATTTTCTGCCGATAACTTTTTTAAAGCTAAATCTACCATTCCTACTGCGCCTTCTACAATTTTAGTTCTTGCTGCTACAATTGCTGTTGCCTGCTGTCTTTGAAGCATTGCTCCTGCAATTTCTGATGCGTAAGCTAAGTGAGAAATTCTTGCTTCCTGAATGATGATTCCTGCTTTAGAAAGTCTGTCGGTTAATTCCTGTTCCAAAATAGAATTGATTTTTTCGCCACCTTCTCTTAAGGTAATCGGAGCATGATCGTCTTCTAAGTTATCGTAAGGAAAGCTCATCGCCAAATGACGAACTGCCGCCTCACTCTGCATTTTTACAAAATCTGAATATCTTTCGACATCAAATGCCGCTTTGTAGGTATCTCCTACTTTCCAAACCATTACAACTGCGATTTCGATTGGGTTACCCATTTTATCGTTCACTTTTAAAGTCTGTCCCTGTAAGTTTTCTGAACGTAAAGACATTTTTTGAGAAGAATACAAAGGATTGATAAAAAACATTCCGTTGTCTTTTACAGAGCCTACATATTTTCCGAAAAAATTAAGTACTCTTGAATGATTGGGTTGAATAATCATTAAGCCTTTTAATAGAAAACAGGTAACAAAAAATGCAATAATTGAAATAATGATATAAGTAACATTTGGATTTTCTCCATCATTTATACCATAAATAAAGAGATAAGCTGAACCTCCCAATAAAAGAAGAGAGATAACGAGAGCCAAGTAACCTGACATTGGTTTTAAAACTTTTTCCATAAGTGTAATTTTAAAGTGATATTATTTTGATATCATAAAGATATGTATAAATTGAATATGATTTATTTTTTTATTCTATTTTTTTAGAAATCCGTTTCATTTTAGCAGTTTATGAATATAATACGATACACTACCCAAGTATTATATTCATAAACTGCTAAAGACTCCAAAATCAACTCATTTTATAATTTCCTTGATCCAGCCGTTTTTTTCATGCGCTCATTATTTTGTTATTGATTAAGGGATAGCAAGAAAATACTTTTGCTCTGTAAACAATCAAAATTAAAAAAAATGAATAGAGAATTGGTATTTTTAAGAAGCTTTGCAGTGACAACCGTTATCGGAATTGTATTTATTACTTCTACTGCTTTTAAAAAATCAGGTAATCAAAAATTTAGTGAGATAGACGTAGAACGTATCAATATTGTTGAAAAAGACGGGACGGTAAAAATGGTCATTACCAATGTAGACCGTTTTCCGAATGGAACAGAAAAAATCAATAATCGCCCTACCAACGCAGATAGAAAAAAACGTTCAGGTATGCTGTTCTTTAACGAGGAAGGCATTGAAGCAGGCGGATTTATTTATGATGGAAGAAAAACCAAAAATGGGCATTCGGCTGGACTTTCCTTTACTTACGACCAATACGATGGCGATCAGGTAATGCAATTACTTACACAAGACATGGAAAAAGACGGAAAAAGATTTGTAAGCAGTACATTGGCTTTTAATGACCGCCCAAGCAAAGAATCACAGCTTAAAACAATGGAAATAATGAACGAGTTAGAAGCGCTTCGCAAAAAAGATCCTAAAGCTATGGAAGAGAAATACAAAGCTTATGAAGCGCAAGGATTGATTGGAGGCGTACCTCGTGTAATGTTAGGAAAATCCAGAAATCATAACAACGGACTATTTCTTTTTGATGATAAAGGCTTGCCAAAAGCGATGTTTTATGTAGACAAGGAAAATAATGCAAAGTTGGATTTCTTTGATGAAAAAGGAAATGTTATCGCTTCATTTCCTGAAAAGAAAAAATAAAAGTCTCACTATAGAAAACAGTCCTTTGAAATCATAGGGTTGTTTTTTTTGTAAATTGCTCTATCAAAATTTCAATGAAAAATTTAATCAATAAAATACGCCAAAACCGTTATTTTCTGCTTTTCATTTTGCTGTTCGCATACATACAGTCTGTTTATACTCGTATATCTGTTAGAAGGCAAATCGACGCTTATACTTTTACGCCTGAAGCCGGTTTGGCGACATTAATAGGAGCCGGTATTTTATTCTTGATTATTCTTTTCTTTATCCGAAGATGGCAGACATCTGATGTATTCAACAGTCGGTTAATGATAAAAATCTTTGGAACTTCATTATTTGTATTCGTAATTTCAATGCAGTCGATAGGTTTTTTAATTGCATTGGTTTTTGATAAAATAGAACAGAATTTTAATCAGCAAACATTTATACTTTCCCTATTTTCCAATTTTTTGGATGGAATTATTTACGGTAGCTTTTTCCTTGCCTATTATTATTACGATAAAAACAGAAAGCACCTACAGAAGCTGGCGGTATACAACGAAGCATTGGCAGAAAGCAAAATCAATCAACTTAAGAACCAACTTAATCCGCATTTTTTATTTAACAACCTAAATGTTTTAGACCAGCTGATAGAAGAAGACAAACATAAAGCATCTGAATTTTTAAACGAATTTGCCGAAATCTACCGTTATGTATTGCAGACATCAGACAAAGAATTGATAAACATTAAAGAAGAAGTCGATTTCGCCAGTCAATATTTCAAACTCATTCAACATAAATACGAAAATGCCTATCAGCTGAATATCGAAAGCAAAAGCACTAAAGGTTTTATTGTTCCGCTTACTTTACAACTGTTAATTGAAAATGCTGTTCAGCACAACCTTGGCACGACAGAAAATCCTATTACAATTCTTATTAATATTGATAAAACCATTGAGGTTGCCAACAATAAAAACCTAAAACGGAATGCGAAACCTGTATCAGGAAGGGCGTTGAAAAACTTGAAAGAACAATACAGTTTATTATCTGAAAACTCAATTCAAATACATCAATCTGATAATGAATTTTCAGTAACAATTCCATTTATAGACAATCAAAGAAAATGATAAAAGTACTCATCATAGAAGACGAAATTCCAGCGAGGAAGAAATTGAAACGATTTATTGAGGAATTGAACACACCTGTTGAAATAGTGTCTGAAATTGATACCGTTCGTTCGGCGATTGATTTTTTTAGCAATAATCAGGTTGATGTTGTATTTTCAGATATTGAATTATTAGACGGTAATGCTTTTGAAATTTATAGCCAGGTAAGCATTAAATGTCCAATTATTTTTACTACAGCTTATGACCAATTTTGGATGAATGCCTTTGAGAGTAATGGAATAGCTTATCTTCTTAAGCCGTTTTCCAAAGAACGTTTTCAAAAAGCTTGGGATAAATATCTATTATTTGGCAATTCTGCTTCAGAGGTAACTAATTCGATTACTATTCTCACAAAACTAATCGAAGATAAATTGACTGAGAAAGTCTATAAAAAACGTTTCACAGTCAATTCACATCATGGAATGTACTTTTTAGAAGCTGAAAATATTTTGTTCTTTGAAGCCAACGAGGGAGTTGTTTTTGCTTGCGACGATAAAGGAAAAAAACATTTATTGTCAATATCTACATTGAAAGAAATTGAAGAACAGCTTAATTCTTTGGAGTTTTTTCGCATCAGCAGAAGAGAGCTTGTTCAAAAAAAACACATCGAAAAAATGGAGCGATACAACAAAAATACGCTTGCCATAAAATTGAAAGGTTACGAAACTTATCTCAAAACGAGCCAGAGCAATACGGCAGCATTTAGAGAATGGATGGAAAAATGATTGCTATTGACCATCATTTTTTTATCTATTATTTATTACATTTTTATTATTGATTTGCAAGGCAATCCAATGAAAATAGGCAGACATCATTACTAAATTGTTACTGACAGTTTTTTACTTTCTTATAAACAAGTATCCATCAGTTTTTTGAGCTTTACTAAGCTTTTTATTCCAAAAAAAATCCCGAAAATAACTTTCGGGATTTCAATAATATAATAAGATTAAATCTATTTTTTCTTTAAGGCAGTAAATTTGAAGTAAGAAACCAATGCCAGTAAGAACATTGTTGCCAAGCCAATATATACCCAAGCCGGAACCGGAACCGGGTCACCTGCTGCGTAAGAGTGAAGTCCACTTAAGTAATAGTTTACTCCGAAATACGTCATTACCATCGAGCAAAATGCAAACATTGTAGCAACGTGTACTGCCCATCTGCTTCTTAATCCCGGAACCAATCTCATGTGTAATACAAATGCATACACCATAATTGAGATAAAGGCCCACGTTTCTTTTGGATCCCAGCTCCAGTATCTTCCCCAAGATTCATTTGCCCAGATTCCTCCTAAAAAGTTTCCTACTGTTAGAGCAAAAAGTCCGATTGTTAAAGACATTTCAGAAACAATAGCCAATTCTTTCAACGTAGAATCGTTGTGGGTTTTAAATAGGTTTTTATCTGCGATAATATAGAATACTAATGAAATTACAGCAATAATCATTGACAATGCAAAGAAGCCATAACTTGATACAATAATCGCAACATGCACAATTAGCCAGTAAGATTTAAGAACAGGAACCAATGGTGTAATCTGCGGGTCTAATGCAGAACCTCCATGAGCAAACCCCATCATGATTACCGCAACCATAAATCCTGCAGCAGGAATCAATGCGTTTGAAGTATTTTCTTTTTTAATCTTTTTTGTGGTAGACTCTAATGCTTTTTTTCCTAAGCTTGGTTTACCAAACCCGAAATAGAACATTAATCCCGCAGAAATTCCTACCCATGAAATAAAGATAATTGCTTCGTAACCGTTACTCCATGGAGCGTGGCCTGAGATAAACCATCTTGCAATTAATCCTAAGAAATGACCAACATAACCTACAATTCCTACATAGATTATTCCTTTTATGATTGTATTAAGCTTTTTATTTGGCTTAAATAATGCTACAAAACCTAAAATCAATAATAGACTTCCGATAATGGTATAGAAAATCAATAATTTGAAATTGATATCCGCTTTATTCATGAATACCTCAAGATTAACTTTTGCTTCTGATGGAACGACTGCTTTCGCCCATTTTTGCTGATAATTTGAAAGCTTTTTCAGTTCTGCGTCTGCTTTGCTCCAATCTCCTGTTTTCTGTGCCTGAAGTGCTTCTGCGAAATAAGGTCCCATTACTTTTTGAGACTCCATATCCGGCTCCATTTTTTGGTCTAACCAAGAATGCCAAGTGTGATTCGGGTCATTTTTTACAGGAACAATTCTCATAAACTGTCCGCTGAAAAATTCATTAAAAATCTGAACTCTTTCGTTCAGTTTAATAACTTGCTTGTCGTATTCAGATTGTGCTGCCGGTTTTTTACGGAATGCAGTATTGTACTCTTCATCTAAAATATAAGTAAGATTTCCG is drawn from Chryseobacterium muglaense and contains these coding sequences:
- the lat gene encoding L-lysine 6-transaminase, whose translation is MNNILEIQSNKVKETVGKHVLADGFDFVMDIENSHGSWIHDSVSGKNFLDMFSMFGSASIGYNHPYLVEKSDWLGKMAVNKPTLADVYSKEYAHFLEVFERVVLPEELQYAFFIEGGALGVENAMKACFDWKTRKNFEKGLDTEAGICIHFRQAFHGRSGYTLSLTNTSDPRKYQYFPMFEWPRILNPKLNFPITEENLEETIKNENLALIQITEAILANPDKVACIIIEPIQAEGGDNHFRDEFFVGLRNICDDHEILLIFDEVQTGIGITGKMWAFEHLSVRPDIISFGKKTQVCGVLANKEKFDEIPNNVFRESSRINSTFGGNLIDMLRFQLVMEVIEKENLLENANIVGEYLLEGLQNLAQKHPEKLSNARGKGLMCAIDLPSGEQRDHIRNELYNDGLIILSCGDQSIRFRPHLNVTKEEIQIALDKIENNINKI
- the amaB gene encoding L-piperidine-6-carboxylate dehydrogenase yields the protein MSKKIKDFGIENSLKNLGIKDENKGTSTGGKFFASGKSIESYSPADGRLIGKVKLSNEKDYDKVVESAQKAFLEFRTVPAPKRGEIVRQLGLKLREYKDDLGKLVSYEMGKSLQEGLGEVQEMIDICDFAVGLSRQLHGYTMHSERPGHRMYEQYHPIGIVSIITAFNFPVAVWAWNTALAWICGNVTIWKPSEKTPLCAIACQNIMNEVLAANNLSEGISSVMVGDHTIGQKLVDDKRVALVSFTGSTRVGRMVSSKVAERFGKSILELGGNNAIIISKDADLDMSIIGAVFGAVGTAGQRCTSTRRLIIHESVYDEVKNRLAKAYGQLKIGNPLDENMHVGPLIDVHAVNQYELAIEKCKKEGGKFVVEGGVLTGKDYESGCYVKPCIAEVKNSYEIVQHETFAPILYLIKYKTLEEAIAIQNDVPQGLSSAIMTQNLREAELFLSHAGSDCGIANVNIGTSGAEIGGAFGGEKETGGGRESGSDVWKYYMRRQTNTINYTASLPLAQGIKFDL
- a CDS encoding sensor histidine kinase, giving the protein MKNLINKIRQNRYFLLFILLFAYIQSVYTRISVRRQIDAYTFTPEAGLATLIGAGILFLIILFFIRRWQTSDVFNSRLMIKIFGTSLFVFVISMQSIGFLIALVFDKIEQNFNQQTFILSLFSNFLDGIIYGSFFLAYYYYDKNRKHLQKLAVYNEALAESKINQLKNQLNPHFLFNNLNVLDQLIEEDKHKASEFLNEFAEIYRYVLQTSDKELINIKEEVDFASQYFKLIQHKYENAYQLNIESKSTKGFIVPLTLQLLIENAVQHNLGTTENPITILINIDKTIEVANNKNLKRNAKPVSGRALKNLKEQYSLLSENSIQIHQSDNEFSVTIPFIDNQRK
- a CDS encoding transcriptional regulator gives rise to the protein MKKSLEVDEKIFQDAVKFYGTILNLPPLASKIYSYLIFDFEKVGITFDEFVEVFSASKSSVSTSINLLLNSELIVDVNKMDERKRYFFANDDYKKIRFERIVQKMQDELKLMDDLKNFRKTEHKDEDERIEVYKALLNKSISNIQESLNKL
- a CDS encoding GNAT family N-acetyltransferase — translated: MINKNEIHFRKANATDIDIIWEIIQQSIERRRIDGSAQWQNGYPNLQTVESDVSKEFGYVLTVNNEIAVYVALIFNDEPAYSTIEGEWLTTGEFVVVHRVAVSENFAGQGLAKKLFDYIEDFTKSQNVLSVKVDTNYDNIAMLKILESKGYSYCGEVFLAGGVRKAFEKVLI
- a CDS encoding efflux RND transporter periplasmic adaptor subunit, whose amino-acid sequence is MTNKLILFSVAAFSLTACKKEAPKQDGAKTFPVVSVETKNIVGYDNFPASIEGRINNDVRAKIQGYITQVLVDEGQYVTKGQPLFRLETNILTENAAASKAGIGAAESNIAAAQAQVNAANVEVNKLKPLVQKNIISNVQLQTAQASLAQAQAGLQQAIAAKRQAVANYKGVEANIDYSVIRAPISGVIGKLPLKVGSLVGPTDQVALTTISDTSEVFAYFSMNEKGYFDFLEKSVGASVPEKIKNLPMVELQLANGSIYPEKGKIEAITGSLDPTTGTIQFRVSFKNAQKLLSNGNSGTIRFPKHYDNVLVVPESATYEQQGIVYVYKVEKDTARNTVVDVIERIDNLALIKSGVKKGEIIIAAGTGNLKPGTAVKPKKISMDSLVQSVKPKF
- a CDS encoding DUF2007 domain-containing protein — encoded protein: MERNTRVSVFESDKSAEIQLIKSKLDDAQITNDVENNYLTFTTTPTATSLKVMVDLHDEKKAFEVIDAYLQQNQNQ
- a CDS encoding SPFH domain-containing protein, translated to MEKVLKPMSGYLALVISLLLLGGSAYLFIYGINDGENPNVTYIIISIIAFFVTCFLLKGLMIIQPNHSRVLNFFGKYVGSVKDNGMFFINPLYSSQKMSLRSENLQGQTLKVNDKMGNPIEIAVVMVWKVGDTYKAAFDVERYSDFVKMQSEAAVRHLAMSFPYDNLEDDHAPITLREGGEKINSILEQELTDRLSKAGIIIQEARISHLAYASEIAGAMLQRQQATAIVAARTKIVEGAVGMVDLALKKLSAENIVELDDERKAAMVSNLMVVLCGEKAAQPILNAGTLYN
- a CDS encoding Arc family DNA binding domain-containing protein, which produces MKSEKAQNSPENKSKKSFVIRIDESTYKLLEKWANDEFRSVNGQIEYLLNQNLINAGRKKKE
- a CDS encoding LytR/AlgR family response regulator transcription factor yields the protein MIKVLIIEDEIPARKKLKRFIEELNTPVEIVSEIDTVRSAIDFFSNNQVDVVFSDIELLDGNAFEIYSQVSIKCPIIFTTAYDQFWMNAFESNGIAYLLKPFSKERFQKAWDKYLLFGNSASEVTNSITILTKLIEDKLTEKVYKKRFTVNSHHGMYFLEAENILFFEANEGVVFACDDKGKKHLLSISTLKEIEEQLNSLEFFRISRRELVQKKHIEKMERYNKNTLAIKLKGYETYLKTSQSNTAAFREWMEK